In a single window of the Mus musculus strain C57BL/6J chromosome 6, GRCm38.p6 C57BL/6J genome:
- the Prp2 gene encoding proline-rich protein 2 precursor, translated as MLVVLFTVALLALSSAQEPREELQNQIQIPNQRPPPSGSQPRPPVNGSQQGPPPPGGPQPRPPQGPPPPGGPQPRPPQGPPPPGGPQPRPPQGPPPPGGPQPRPPQGPPPPGGPQPRPPQGPPPPGGPQQRPPQGPPPPGGPQQRPPQGPPPPGGPQPRPPQGPPPPAGPQPRPPQGPPPPGPHLRPTQGPPPTGGPQQRYPQSPPPPGGPQPRPPQGPPPPGGPHPRPTQGPPPTGPQPRPTQGPPPTGGPQQRPPQGPPPPGGPQPRPPQGPPPPTGPQPRPTQGPHPTGGPQQTPPLAGNPQGPPQGRPQGPQ; from the coding sequence aACTTCAGAATCAAATCCAGATCCCGAATCAAAGGCCACCTCCTTCAGGGTCCCAACCAAGACCGCCTGTTAATGGGAGCCAGCAAGGCCCACCACCACCAGGAGGCCCACAGCCGAGACCCCCTCAAGGCCCACCACCACCAGGAGGCCCACAGCCGAGACCCCCTCAAGGCCCACCACCACCAGGAGGCCCACAGCCGAGACCCCCTCAAGGCCCACCACCACCAGGAGGCCCACAGCCGAGACCCCCTCAAGGCCCACCACCACCAGGAGGCCCACAGCCGAGACCCCCTCAAGGCCCACCACCACCAGGAGGCCCACAGCAGAGACCCCCTCAAGGCCCACCACCACCAGGAGGCCCACAGCAGAGACCCCCTCAAGGCCCACCACCACCAGGAGGCCCACAGCCGAGACCCCCTCAAggcccaccaccaccagcaggtCCACAGCCGAGACCCCCTCAAGgcccaccaccacccggcccacACCTGAGACCCACTCAAGGCCCACCCCCAACAGGAGGCCCACAGCAGCGataccctcaaagcccaccaccaccAGGAGGCCCACAGCCGAGACCCCCTCAAGGCCCACCACCACCAGGAGGCCCACACCCGAGACCCACTCAAGGCCCACCCCCAACAGGCCCACAGCCGAGACCCACTCAAGGCCCACCCCCAACAGGAGGCCCACAGCAGCGACCCCCTCAAGGCCCACCACCACCAGGTGGCCCACAGCCGAGACCCCCTCAAGGCCCACCACCCCCAACAGGCCCACAGCCGAGACCCACTCAAGGCCCACACCCAACAGGAGGCCCACAGCAAACACCTCCTCTGGCTGGAAACCCACAAGGCCCACCACAAGGCAGACCCCAGGGACCTCAGTAA